The DNA window GAGTTTGATGAGAGCTTTACAGCTTGTTTAATGGCACCAAAGACTCTTCTTTTTTGCTCCCAAATTCCCAATTTTGCAATGTTTTAtcttttgtttggaaaatgaaATCTTCAGGTTAATTGTTTGTGATATTCTCTTGGGTTTGAAATTCAATGCTGCTATTATAATGTGCCCTCccaaaaatgtaattttttctttgtttttgttCTTGAACACAATTTCTAATGacctaaattttaatttgattgcTAATTCTTTTGATGGGTTTTTTTGTTAATAGGTTTTGTTGTTCTTGGAGTATGTATTGTGTTAGTAGTAGTTTCAGTTGTGGTTGTGCTTTTAGTGAGTCATCTAAGGGAAGAGACTTTAGAAATTTACAGTTTTGTACATATGGGTACTTGGGAAATAGGTTGAAGATGAGGAGCAAACAAATGAGTTTATTATGTGGGTTTGTTATGAAAATCCAAattgaagaaaagaagaaagttGGGAAATCTTCAAAAGAGGTTATAAGGGTTCTTAAGTCTACAACAGACCCAAATTCAGCTTTTTCATATTTCATGGATGTTGCTGGGTTACCTTATGTTGTTCACACCACTGAAACATGTAATTACATGCTTGAAGTTTTGATGATTCATAAGAGGGTGAAGGATATGACTGTTGTTTTCGATTTTATGCAGAAGAACAAGGTTCATCGAACTTTGAACACTTATCTTGTTGTTTTCAAAGGTCTTTACTTAAAGGGTGGAATTCAACAAGCACCAATTGCGCTTGAGAAGATGAGAAAGGCGGGGTTCGTTTTGAATGCTTATTCGTATGATGGGTTGATCTATTTGCTTCTTCAATCGGGGTTTTGTAAAGAGGCTTTGGAGATTTATAACAAAATGGTGATGAAAGGGATGAAGCCGGGGTTGAAGATTTATTCAGCGCTTATGGTAGCGTTTGGAAAGAGAAGGGATACTCAAACTGTAATGTGTTTGTTAGAAGAGATGGAACATTTGGGATTGAGGCCTAATATGTATACATTTAACATATGCATTAGAGCTCTTGGAAGAGCTGGGAAAATTGATGAGGCTTTTGGTGTATTGAAGAAAATGGATGAAGAGGGATGCGAGCCTAATGTTATTACTTATACCGTTCTCATTGATGCTCTGTGTAATGCAGGAAAACTCGATGAAGCAAAGGCGTTGTTTGTAAAGATGAAAGCTAGCAGTCATAAACCCGATCTTATAACTTACACTACTTTGTTGGACAAGTTAAGTGACTGTGGAGAATTGGAAACTCTGATAGAAATTTGGGATGAAATGGAAGCTGATGGTTTTGCTCCCGACGCAGTTACTTTCAACGTTCTTATTGATGCTTTATGCAAAGCGGGAAATGTTGACAAAGCATTTGATACTTTTGGTGTGATGAAGGAGAGAGGGATCTCACCTAGTCCTCATAGTTACAATGCCTTGATCGGGGGACTGTTAAGGGCGAGTAGACTGGATGAGGCTCTAAAACTTTTCGGTAGTATGGAATCTATGGGTGTCATGACTACTGCTTATACATACACCATTTTCATTGACTATTATGGTAAGTCTGGTGATTCTGTAAAAGCTATTGAGACCTTTGAGCAGATGAAAAGTAAAGGCATTGTTCCGAATATTGTGGCTTGTAATGCTTCTTTATATAGTCTTGCTGAAACAGGAAGAGTTGAAGAAGCAAAAGAATTTTTTGATGGGATCAAACTTAGTGGGCTTTCTCCTGATTCAGTTACTTACAACATAATGATGCAATGCTATGGAAAGTTAGGGAGAGTTGATGAAGCCATTGAGTTACATTCCGAGATGGTGAAACAACGGTGTGAGCCTAATTTATTCGTAGCTAATTCTTTAATCGATATGCTTATCAAGAATGACCGAGTAGAGGAAGCATGGCAAATGTTTTACGGATTGAGAGATATGAAACTTGTTCCTTCGGTTGATATCTTCAACACATTACTTGTTGGTTTAATGAAAGAAGGCCAAGTCCACAAATTGATTCAAATATTTGTGGATATGGTAGAGCACGGTTGTCCCCCGAACACAAATCGCCTTTGTAACAATGTTGAGGTGCCAGTTTCCTTGGCTTGTAAAATCAATAAACTCTTCGAATTACATGAAGAGATGTGTAGTAGGGGAAGCAAGCCTAACACTGTCACGTATAATATACTCATTTCAAGTTTAGTGAAATTCAATAATGTTGATGAGGCTATCGATTTCTACTACGATCATGTAGGTCATGATTTTGCCCCGTCCTCTTGTACGTACGGTCCACTAATTGATGGACTTTTTAAGTCAGGAAGACATGAAGAAGCAATGCTTTTCTTCAAGGAGATGGGAAGATATAGATGCAAACCGAGCTGTGCAACTTTCAATATTCTTATGAACGGTTTTGGGAAGACCGGAGATGTGGAAACTGTTCGAAGGTTGTTTAAAAGAATGGTTAAAGAAGGAATAAGACCCGACTTGAAGAGTTACACGATTCTTGTGAATTCTCTGTGTGTTTCGGGAAAATTTGATGATGCTTTGTATTACTTTGAGGAACTAAAGCAGACTGGACTTAGTCTTAATTCGGTTTGTTATGAGCTATTGATTGAGGCACTAGGAAGATCAGGAAGAGTAGAAGAAGCTTTATGTCTGTACAATGAAATGCAGAGACGAGGAATTTTTCCCGATCTTTGTACATACAACAAACTAATCCTCAATCTTGGGATTGCGGGAATGGTGGATGAAGCAGTGAGTGTTTATGAAGAACTTCAGGTGAAGGGTCTTAAACCCGATGTTTTCACCTACAATGCTCTAATTCGAGCTTACAGCACGTCTGGGAATCCAGACCATGCCTATGCTGTTTACAAGAAAATGATAGTTAGTGGCTGCGACCCGAATGTGAGAACGTTTGCTCAACTTACTAATCTCTAAACTGTCTTTGAGGTATAAATCCTTGGAATAACTTCAATTAAAAGTTgatattttgttttttgaagAGCTTTGTTTGACTGTTTGTAGATACATTTTCCTTTATGAAATGTCTTATTTCAATTTCGGTTTGTACCATTTTCAGACCAAAGAGATATGACCAAATCCATGATTATCCAGATACTTGTATCCTTGGTATGAAATGTTGGCCACTTTTCTAAACTAATTCTATAGTAACATATTATTTctctattaatttattaaactatTGCAGATTTCTATTATCAACAACAAGTCTTGTGAATCGATCGCACAGAGTTGGACAATGTTTGAGAAGAATCTGATTTTGAGTACTGAAATGTTAGTTGTTGTTGATAACACAGCTACAACAAAAGTTTAATAAAAGGTTTCTGGCAGCCATGGGAACGTGAACTCCAAACCAGTCTTGTTGTGTATGCAGAACCAAATGAGAAGCTTGTGGGATTTGTAATATCAACACTGGTAATCTTAACAGATCATATTTATTGCTGAGATGTGTTTTTGGAAACAGATAGATGTGGTGTTGCTTCTGTTTATAAAATACGAATGAATTTGACACTAATTGGAATAATTGACAGATGAATCCGAAGAGACTGAGACTAAGAGGAGTAGCTCAAAGAATCAGACATGTGGTTTGCTCTGCTCCAACAAAGATGAATCCGTATTATGTATGGAAGGTTCGTATTTCCATCGTCGGTGGGTGTTGTAGTAAATTCTAATGATGTTTAACTTTGTGATTCTTACTCCAACAAGACTCGAGACACCTCAATATTCTTAAGGTGCGTTTGGAAGTAATTGTGTAATTACACTGTATTTTAAAATACCGTGTGTGTGTTTAGATATATTGTGGTAATTACTTATGAATTTCGGATTTCTTATTtggcaaaataataaaaagtttttagtaattatatattgTAATTACACCCGATTCTCATGAGGGGCATGAGAATTACTTATTCTCCATCTGCAAAACCAATTAATTAGTAAGAAACAACATGTCATGTCAATGCTTGAATCAATTGAACACAACACATTACATAACATAGCAAACAAACTCatgttatgttatgttattGTGGAGTTGGTTTacaagtaactagttactagtggttgtgttctttttagttttatgaTAAAGATGATTTGTTATCATGTTATGTTTTTAATTGCTTTGCTTACCTAGTATTAAGAATTAACTGTTAGTATGGCCATTGTTGATATCTCCATGTTAAGAGTGTAAAGATGCAATGTTCTATGCCATTGGCTAAAATCTTCTTTCACATTTCAGTTCCATGGTGAATTCCATAATGCTCTCACAACTTCATTATTATCCTTAATGGGCATAATTCCAAGAAAGATGGGACAAGTAATTTCAATTTGACACCCACATTTTCTCTTCAAGTAAATAAGATCATTTTGGTATGCTTTCGGTGAAGCCACGCCATCAAGGTCAATCTCATCCGGATGAGCCTCGGGATAACTGGAGACGGCCACACCAAAGTAGTCACCATACCTAGCTCAGATATGTTGCACCTGAAAATTATCGTTTGGCTAAGCTTCTGCTTATCTTTTATTCGAacatttttc is part of the Cannabis sativa cultivar Pink pepper isolate KNU-18-1 chromosome 5, ASM2916894v1, whole genome shotgun sequence genome and encodes:
- the LOC115716674 gene encoding pentatricopeptide repeat-containing protein At4g31850, chloroplastic, with product MYCVSSSFSCGCAFSESSKGRDFRNLQFCTYGYLGNRLKMRSKQMSLLCGFVMKIQIEEKKKVGKSSKEVIRVLKSTTDPNSAFSYFMDVAGLPYVVHTTETCNYMLEVLMIHKRVKDMTVVFDFMQKNKVHRTLNTYLVVFKGLYLKGGIQQAPIALEKMRKAGFVLNAYSYDGLIYLLLQSGFCKEALEIYNKMVMKGMKPGLKIYSALMVAFGKRRDTQTVMCLLEEMEHLGLRPNMYTFNICIRALGRAGKIDEAFGVLKKMDEEGCEPNVITYTVLIDALCNAGKLDEAKALFVKMKASSHKPDLITYTTLLDKLSDCGELETLIEIWDEMEADGFAPDAVTFNVLIDALCKAGNVDKAFDTFGVMKERGISPSPHSYNALIGGLLRASRLDEALKLFGSMESMGVMTTAYTYTIFIDYYGKSGDSVKAIETFEQMKSKGIVPNIVACNASLYSLAETGRVEEAKEFFDGIKLSGLSPDSVTYNIMMQCYGKLGRVDEAIELHSEMVKQRCEPNLFVANSLIDMLIKNDRVEEAWQMFYGLRDMKLVPSVDIFNTLLVGLMKEGQVHKLIQIFVDMVEHGCPPNTNRLCNNVEVPVSLACKINKLFELHEEMCSRGSKPNTVTYNILISSLVKFNNVDEAIDFYYDHVGHDFAPSSCTYGPLIDGLFKSGRHEEAMLFFKEMGRYRCKPSCATFNILMNGFGKTGDVETVRRLFKRMVKEGIRPDLKSYTILVNSLCVSGKFDDALYYFEELKQTGLSLNSVCYELLIEALGRSGRVEEALCLYNEMQRRGIFPDLCTYNKLILNLGIAGMVDEAVSVYEELQVKGLKPDVFTYNALIRAYSTSGNPDHAYAVYKKMIVSGCDPNVRTFAQLTNL